Proteins from a single region of Catenulispora acidiphila DSM 44928:
- a CDS encoding serine hydrolase domain-containing protein gives MTRHDSLKPAAHRSLGRRSLLGLLGATPVAIGGAWALSGSAEAIGATGTTGAKPSPPGPGSSSVPVDLRPGGTFDQFLAQLAAADKFSGTMLVVHGGRTVLTRSFGMANKAKSIPNTIDTVYCLASVTKLFTAVAIAQLVQQGKLEYEGTLGTYVDGFPSAAADHVTIHQLLTHTAGMGDYHALDGYMTAAADWNSAQQVLSGTMDFIRKAPLDFTPGTGHQYSNSAYTVLGAIVQQVSGQSYYDYIPQHVFVPAGMTASAFHTRPQWQSDRRIAHPYADQSPGQPSGPRTDVVDQELFIGLPDGNAFATAPDMVRFARALLNGTLLDPAYIDLVVGAKVPAATLPAKPGLPAKAIYEAYGPGATLRNGKWAVGHNGGNAGIATLVEWYPSDWIAVKLTNYDPPETMAVDDKIQGILTQ, from the coding sequence ATGACGCGACACGATTCACTGAAGCCCGCAGCCCATCGAAGCCTGGGCCGGCGTTCGTTGCTGGGACTGCTCGGCGCGACTCCGGTGGCGATCGGCGGGGCGTGGGCTCTGTCCGGCAGCGCGGAGGCGATCGGGGCGACCGGCACGACCGGCGCGAAGCCGTCGCCGCCCGGTCCCGGCTCGTCCTCGGTCCCGGTGGACCTGCGCCCGGGCGGGACGTTCGACCAGTTCCTCGCGCAGCTCGCCGCGGCAGACAAGTTCTCCGGCACGATGCTCGTGGTCCACGGCGGCCGGACCGTGCTGACCCGCAGCTTCGGCATGGCGAACAAGGCGAAGTCCATCCCGAACACCATCGACACCGTCTATTGCCTGGCCTCAGTGACCAAACTGTTCACGGCCGTGGCGATCGCCCAACTCGTGCAGCAAGGAAAGCTGGAATACGAGGGGACGCTCGGCACCTACGTGGACGGCTTCCCCTCCGCCGCCGCCGACCACGTCACCATCCACCAACTGCTGACCCACACCGCCGGCATGGGCGACTACCACGCCCTCGATGGCTACATGACCGCCGCTGCCGACTGGAACAGCGCCCAGCAAGTCCTGTCCGGGACGATGGACTTCATCCGCAAGGCGCCGCTGGACTTCACGCCCGGAACGGGCCACCAGTACAGCAACTCCGCCTACACCGTGCTCGGCGCGATCGTGCAGCAGGTCTCGGGCCAGTCGTACTACGACTACATCCCGCAGCACGTCTTCGTCCCCGCGGGCATGACCGCCTCCGCCTTCCACACCAGGCCGCAGTGGCAGTCCGACCGCCGCATCGCGCACCCCTACGCCGATCAGTCCCCCGGGCAGCCCTCCGGCCCGCGCACCGACGTGGTGGACCAGGAACTGTTCATCGGACTGCCCGACGGCAACGCCTTCGCCACCGCCCCGGACATGGTCCGCTTCGCCCGAGCGCTCCTCAACGGCACGCTCCTCGACCCGGCGTACATCGACCTGGTCGTCGGCGCGAAAGTCCCGGCGGCCACCCTGCCGGCCAAACCCGGGCTACCCGCCAAGGCGATCTACGAGGCCTACGGTCCCGGCGCGACCCTGCGCAACGGCAAATGGGCCGTCGGCCACAACGGCGGCAACGCCGGCATCGCGACCCTCGTGGAGTGGTACCCCTCGGACTGGATCGCCGTGAAGCTGACCAACTACGACCCGCCGGAAACCATGGCCGTCGACGACAAGATCCAGGGAATTCTTACTCAGTAG
- a CDS encoding winged helix-turn-helix transcriptional regulator has product MQRTNFSDLAACSIARTLDVIGEPWSPLILRDVWVGLRRFDQIQGDLGISRKVLTERLNHLVEEGVLERRPYDQRPRHEYHLTQKGTELVDLLMVMTAWGDRWLAGEAGPPVLYRHHACGEISSVDLRCAHCGEPMHAGDVDPLPGPGASAPGASAAAEPADEPAA; this is encoded by the coding sequence ATGCAGCGCACGAACTTCAGCGACTTGGCCGCGTGCTCCATCGCCCGCACCCTCGACGTGATCGGCGAGCCCTGGTCTCCGCTGATCCTGCGGGACGTGTGGGTCGGGCTCCGGCGCTTCGACCAGATCCAGGGCGACCTCGGGATCTCCCGCAAGGTGCTCACCGAGCGCCTGAACCACCTGGTCGAGGAGGGCGTGCTGGAGCGGCGGCCCTACGACCAGCGGCCGCGGCACGAGTACCACCTGACGCAGAAGGGGACCGAGCTGGTCGACCTGCTGATGGTGATGACGGCGTGGGGCGACCGCTGGCTGGCCGGCGAGGCCGGACCGCCGGTGCTGTACCGGCACCACGCGTGCGGCGAGATCAGCTCGGTGGACCTGCGGTGCGCGCACTGCGGGGAGCCGATGCACGCCGGGGACGTCGATCCCTTGCCGGGACCTGGTGCGAGCGCTCCTGGTGCGAGCGCCGCCGCCGAGCCCGCTGACGAACCCGCGGCCTGA
- a CDS encoding SDR family NAD(P)-dependent oxidoreductase, with product MAIIFITGANKGLGHEAARRLIGLRHTVLLGARDAAQGRKAADALGARFVRIDVTDDASVAAAAADVADHEGRIDVLVNNAGIHGPSGDPGSLTGADALGVFDTNVAGVVRVTSAFLPLLGASEDPAIVNVSSGMGSLAFTHDPERVESKVVAPLYSASKAALTMLTTQYAKALPGIRVNAADPGYTATDLNGNRGTQTVTEGTDAIVALATEGPGAASGRFVDRGGDIGW from the coding sequence ATGGCAATCATCTTCATCACCGGGGCGAACAAGGGACTCGGCCACGAGGCGGCCCGGCGCCTCATCGGGCTCCGACACACGGTGCTGCTCGGGGCACGCGACGCGGCGCAGGGGCGGAAAGCCGCCGACGCGCTCGGCGCGCGCTTCGTGCGGATCGACGTGACCGACGACGCCTCGGTCGCGGCCGCCGCCGCGGACGTGGCCGACCACGAGGGCCGGATCGACGTGCTGGTCAACAACGCCGGGATCCACGGTCCATCCGGCGATCCGGGGTCTCTCACCGGCGCCGACGCGCTCGGGGTGTTCGACACGAACGTGGCCGGGGTGGTGCGGGTGACCTCGGCGTTCCTGCCGCTGCTCGGCGCGTCGGAGGATCCGGCGATCGTCAACGTCAGCAGCGGTATGGGATCGCTGGCCTTCACCCACGACCCGGAGCGGGTCGAGTCGAAGGTCGTCGCGCCGCTCTACAGCGCCTCGAAGGCCGCGCTGACGATGCTCACCACGCAGTACGCGAAGGCGCTGCCGGGCATCCGGGTCAACGCCGCCGACCCCGGCTACACGGCGACGGATCTCAACGGCAACCGGGGCACGCAGACCGTCACCGAGGGGACGGACGCGATCGTCGCGCTGGCCACCGAGGGACCGGGCGCCGCCTCCGGGCGGTTCGTGGACCGCGGCGGCGACATCGGCTGGTGA
- a CDS encoding YbhB/YbcL family Raf kinase inhibitor-like protein, producing MTLAWDAEHLHSPETLSLTSPDFADGEPIPHVHAGVRLGGEELSPALAWSTAPSETAELLLVIEDPDAPMATPYIHGLALIEPSLTGLSQGALSAEAPGPGVRLLRSSSGRGWIGMAPPKAHGPHRYVFQLFALAEPLTITTKGGAEEAQPRKVLAAAGPVLARGRIDGLYQRS from the coding sequence ATGACACTGGCATGGGACGCGGAGCACCTGCACTCCCCCGAAACGCTCTCATTGACGAGCCCTGATTTCGCCGACGGAGAGCCGATTCCCCATGTCCACGCAGGGGTCCGGCTCGGCGGCGAAGAGCTGTCGCCGGCGCTCGCGTGGTCCACGGCGCCTTCAGAGACAGCGGAGTTGCTCCTGGTCATCGAGGATCCCGACGCACCGATGGCCACGCCCTACATCCACGGCTTGGCGCTGATCGAGCCTTCGCTGACCGGTCTGTCGCAAGGCGCGCTGTCAGCGGAAGCGCCGGGTCCTGGAGTCCGGCTGCTGCGATCGAGTTCAGGACGCGGATGGATCGGCATGGCGCCGCCGAAGGCACACGGTCCGCATCGCTACGTGTTCCAGCTCTTCGCACTCGCCGAGCCACTGACCATCACCACCAAGGGCGGCGCGGAGGAAGCGCAGCCGCGCAAGGTACTCGCCGCTGCCGGACCGGTGCTGGCTCGCGGACGGATCGACGGGCTGTATCAGCGTTCGTAA
- a CDS encoding response regulator has product MIQVLIADDQALVRTGFRMILENAPDMEVVAEAADGAEAATLALDLRPDIVLMDVRMPETDGVQATRRICAERPGHTRILMLTTFDLDEYVYASLRAGASGFLLKDTLAADLLSAIRTVAAGDAVVAPSVTRRLLERFVGTNTAGASPTGTTGTTGTASLASALAADTLTDREREVLAHLARGLSNSEIAAHIYIGEGTVKTHVSRILAKLDLRDRVQAVVYAYESGLVRAGTPD; this is encoded by the coding sequence GTGATCCAGGTACTCATCGCCGATGACCAAGCCTTGGTGCGCACCGGCTTCCGCATGATCCTGGAGAACGCACCGGACATGGAGGTCGTGGCCGAGGCCGCGGACGGCGCCGAAGCGGCGACACTGGCGCTCGACCTCCGGCCGGACATCGTCCTCATGGACGTGCGGATGCCCGAGACCGACGGCGTCCAGGCGACCCGCCGAATCTGCGCCGAGCGCCCCGGCCATACCAGGATCCTGATGCTGACCACCTTCGACCTCGACGAGTACGTCTACGCATCCCTCCGAGCCGGAGCCAGCGGCTTCCTCCTCAAGGACACCCTCGCCGCCGACCTGCTCTCCGCGATCCGCACCGTGGCAGCCGGCGACGCGGTGGTCGCCCCCAGCGTTACCCGCCGCCTGCTGGAACGCTTCGTGGGCACGAACACCGCCGGCGCCAGCCCTACCGGCACAACCGGCACAACCGGCACTGCCTCACTCGCATCCGCCCTAGCCGCCGACACCCTGACCGACCGCGAACGCGAAGTCCTGGCCCACCTCGCCCGCGGCCTGTCCAACAGCGAAATCGCAGCACACATCTACATCGGCGAAGGCACCGTCAAAACCCACGTCAGCCGCATCCTCGCCAAACTGGACCTCCGCGACCGAGTCCAAGCCGTCGTCTACGCCTACGAATCCGGCCTCGTCCGCGCCGGCACCCCCGACTGA
- a CDS encoding C40 family peptidase: MAHHSTKRSKRHRAATPPARGRTVAAAALTAVAAAAGVCGTAAAAPAAGPGSGASDTDRGTVKAQIAALYRQADQLTQTFDAAQEQESALSLAVQRSQSKLQTMQADYEHQRAAIGAIAANQYRAGGVDQRLALMLADHPETFLGNEAMATRVSDQQSRKVAEVIEERRQIVQLQRAAADQLSALNQTRDTAARSRTQVTEQLHKAQSLLNTLSAPQRRAAIQADLGADPASPFTGEQPDPNTPDQNLPAPSDRARAAIEAAIADLGKPYVFGAEGPDAFDCSGLIQQAWRQAGVELPRTSSEQAQAGQQIPLSQIQPGDLVIYYAGRSHIGMYVGDGKIIHAPHPGTQVRYAPLMSMPVNMVVRV; the protein is encoded by the coding sequence ATGGCGCATCACAGTACGAAGCGGTCGAAGCGTCACCGCGCCGCGACCCCGCCCGCCCGAGGCCGTACGGTCGCGGCCGCCGCGCTGACCGCCGTGGCAGCCGCCGCCGGCGTGTGCGGCACCGCGGCCGCCGCCCCCGCGGCCGGACCGGGCTCCGGCGCCTCCGACACCGACCGCGGCACCGTGAAGGCCCAGATCGCCGCCCTCTACCGGCAGGCGGACCAGCTGACCCAGACCTTTGACGCGGCGCAGGAGCAGGAGAGCGCCCTGAGCCTGGCCGTCCAGCGCTCGCAGTCCAAACTGCAGACCATGCAGGCCGACTACGAGCACCAGCGCGCCGCCATCGGCGCCATCGCCGCGAACCAGTACCGCGCCGGCGGAGTGGACCAGCGCCTGGCCCTGATGCTCGCCGACCACCCCGAGACCTTCCTCGGCAACGAGGCCATGGCCACCCGCGTCTCCGACCAGCAGAGCCGCAAGGTCGCCGAGGTGATCGAGGAGCGCCGGCAGATCGTCCAACTCCAGCGAGCCGCCGCCGACCAGCTCTCAGCCCTGAACCAGACCCGCGACACCGCGGCCCGCTCCCGCACCCAGGTCACCGAGCAGCTCCACAAAGCCCAGTCCCTCCTGAACACCCTCTCAGCGCCGCAACGCCGCGCGGCGATCCAAGCCGACCTCGGCGCCGACCCCGCCTCCCCCTTCACCGGCGAACAGCCCGACCCGAACACCCCCGACCAGAACCTCCCCGCCCCCTCCGACCGAGCCCGCGCGGCAATCGAGGCCGCCATCGCCGACCTCGGCAAGCCCTACGTCTTCGGCGCCGAAGGCCCCGACGCCTTCGACTGCAGCGGCCTGATCCAACAAGCCTGGCGCCAAGCCGGCGTCGAACTCCCCCGCACTTCCTCCGAGCAGGCCCAAGCCGGCCAACAGATCCCCCTGTCCCAAATCCAACCCGGCGACCTGGTGATCTACTACGCAGGACGCAGCCACATCGGCATGTACGTGGGCGACGGCAAGATCATCCACGCCCCGCATCCCGGCACGCAGGTGCGCTACGCGCCGCTGATGTCGATGCCGGTGAACATGGTGGTGCGGGTCTGA
- a CDS encoding helix-turn-helix domain-containing protein, with protein MQHVDTLTLLLHPVRLRIVHAMAGDRTRTTAELCEQLADVPKTTVYRHVGLLADGGVLDVVDEQRVHGAVERRYRMRGTRARIGAEEAAGMSVEDHRRAFAAAVAALLASFSGYLDGADADPAADSVGYRQIPLWLNPAELAEMIEELQAGIVARAGNQPTPDRGLYLLSPIFFPIEKAEDRTPDRNPATDPVS; from the coding sequence ATGCAGCATGTGGACACCCTCACCCTGCTGCTGCACCCCGTCCGGCTCCGCATCGTGCACGCCATGGCGGGCGACCGGACGCGGACCACCGCCGAGCTGTGCGAGCAGCTGGCGGACGTGCCGAAGACGACGGTGTACCGGCACGTCGGCCTGCTCGCCGACGGCGGCGTGCTGGACGTGGTCGACGAGCAGCGCGTCCACGGCGCGGTCGAGCGGCGCTATCGGATGCGCGGCACCCGGGCCCGCATCGGCGCGGAAGAAGCAGCCGGGATGAGCGTGGAGGACCACCGCCGGGCTTTCGCCGCCGCCGTCGCCGCGCTGCTCGCCTCGTTCAGCGGCTATCTCGACGGCGCCGACGCCGACCCGGCCGCCGATTCGGTCGGCTACCGCCAGATCCCGTTGTGGCTCAACCCCGCCGAGCTGGCGGAGATGATCGAGGAGCTGCAGGCCGGCATCGTCGCGCGCGCCGGGAACCAGCCCACGCCGGATCGCGGGCTGTATCTGCTGAGCCCGATCTTCTTCCCGATCGAAAAGGCCGAGGACAGGACACCCGACAGGAACCCCGCCACCGACCCCGTCAGCTGA
- a CDS encoding TIGR03618 family F420-dependent PPOX class oxidoreductase, which translates to MKLDPEVSRILDAAPLVHLATLMPDGAPHSVTIWAAPYGDRIAILTGPDSLKARNMRRDPRVALSLTPNDNPFQPVAVRGRVVEWIEGDAAWEIIDPIAMKYLGRPYDRSVERVVLLIEPERQTVGVTG; encoded by the coding sequence ATGAAGCTCGATCCCGAAGTCAGCCGCATCCTGGACGCCGCTCCGCTCGTCCACCTCGCCACGCTCATGCCCGACGGCGCCCCGCACTCGGTCACCATCTGGGCCGCCCCGTACGGCGACCGCATCGCGATCCTCACCGGTCCGGACAGCCTCAAGGCGCGCAACATGCGCCGGGACCCGCGCGTCGCCCTCTCCCTGACCCCGAACGACAACCCCTTCCAGCCGGTCGCCGTCCGCGGCCGGGTCGTGGAGTGGATCGAGGGCGACGCGGCGTGGGAGATCATCGACCCGATCGCGATGAAGTACCTCGGCCGGCCCTACGACCGCAGCGTGGAGCGGGTCGTGCTGCTGATCGAGCCGGAGCGGCAGACCGTCGGGGTGACCGGCTGA
- a CDS encoding helix-turn-helix transcriptional regulator: MDDVSTPPAADLGATIRTWRDRLPPSAVALPSGRARRAAGLRREELADLAGVSVDYLVRLEQGRATTPSVPVVAALARALQLTVAERDHLYRLAHLVPPTDSMISDHIPPGVHRVLSRLGDTAVAVFAADWELVWWNRGWAALFGDPASVPQHQRNFARSKFPVGTDDARLAHWPVIESDPDMVDRAVVADLRRATGRFPKDPRLAGLIGDLNAGNARFAELWASGAVGAHREDHKRIEHPSVGAVTVNCDVLGDGDTELKIVIMTAVPGSEDETKLRLAVVAGAATAGIS; encoded by the coding sequence ATGGATGACGTGAGCACTCCACCGGCAGCCGACCTCGGCGCGACGATCCGCACCTGGCGGGACCGTCTGCCGCCCTCGGCGGTGGCGCTCCCCTCGGGGCGGGCACGCCGGGCCGCCGGGCTGCGCCGCGAGGAACTCGCCGACCTGGCCGGGGTGTCGGTGGATTATCTGGTCCGCCTGGAGCAGGGACGTGCCACGACGCCGTCGGTCCCGGTCGTGGCGGCGCTCGCGCGGGCTCTCCAGCTGACGGTCGCCGAACGCGACCACCTGTACCGCCTGGCGCACCTCGTGCCGCCGACCGACTCCATGATCAGCGACCACATCCCGCCCGGCGTGCACCGCGTGCTCAGCCGCCTCGGGGACACGGCGGTCGCGGTGTTCGCCGCGGACTGGGAACTGGTCTGGTGGAACCGTGGCTGGGCCGCGTTGTTCGGCGACCCCGCCTCTGTGCCGCAGCACCAGCGCAACTTCGCGCGCAGCAAGTTCCCGGTCGGCACCGACGACGCACGCCTCGCGCATTGGCCGGTGATCGAGTCGGATCCGGACATGGTCGATCGCGCCGTCGTGGCGGATCTGCGCCGCGCCACCGGGAGGTTCCCGAAGGATCCGCGGCTGGCCGGACTGATCGGCGACCTGAACGCGGGCAACGCGCGGTTCGCCGAGCTGTGGGCGTCCGGCGCGGTCGGCGCGCATCGTGAGGACCACAAGAGGATCGAGCATCCCTCGGTCGGCGCGGTGACAGTGAACTGCGATGTGCTCGGCGACGGCGACACCGAGCTGAAGATCGTCATCATGACCGCGGTTCCGGGCAGCGAGGACGAGACCAAGCTGCGGCTGGCTGTCGTCGCCGGGGCGGCGACCGCGGGGATCAGCTGA
- a CDS encoding MarR family winged helix-turn-helix transcriptional regulator has translation MGRATRRETEQRVMTALPSWVNTISQLNRVIAERMGVTASDLGCLHVLHMQGPATAAELARAVGLTPGSVSRMIDRLDAAGCITRTDDPEDRRRVLIEASTEGLARIAAYYDGLTARSHEDLAEFTLDEMLVLLRFIERSQTGATEELARLRRAQ, from the coding sequence ATGGGGCGTGCGACGCGCCGCGAGACCGAGCAGCGCGTGATGACCGCGCTGCCGAGCTGGGTGAACACCATCTCGCAGCTGAACCGCGTGATCGCCGAGCGCATGGGGGTGACCGCCAGCGACCTCGGCTGCCTGCACGTGCTGCACATGCAGGGCCCTGCGACAGCCGCCGAGCTGGCCCGCGCCGTCGGCCTGACGCCGGGATCGGTCTCCCGCATGATCGACCGCCTCGACGCCGCCGGCTGCATCACGCGCACCGACGATCCCGAAGACCGGCGCCGCGTCCTGATCGAGGCGTCCACCGAAGGACTGGCACGGATCGCCGCCTACTACGACGGACTCACCGCGCGGTCCCACGAGGACCTGGCGGAATTCACGCTCGACGAGATGCTGGTACTGCTGCGCTTCATCGAGCGATCGCAGACCGGCGCCACCGAAGAACTCGCACGGCTGCGGAGGGCGCAATGA
- a CDS encoding sensor histidine kinase encodes MMTTSPVSAPRAWARQPLVQDAALASGLLAVCLPLNNPVAVVRTVAAGPLGGAWGGAITAWGWWTATAFTLAGVALRRRWPLPMLGVCSLAVAVHLALLSVVPTVVDLSAVVLLATVAARCPRRVSAVALGGMLVLMAGWCFDGARLGRPVNGLPTFNVEVVHHLDQPGASGADEIVDQAKGSSTWSAVALLGSVLLAAWAIGSANGSRRDYLHQLHARAADLERERDQQAALAVAAERGRISREMHDVVAHGLSLIVIQAQGADAALDNRPADTRSALRAIVRTGRDSLADMRRVLAALGEVEDAWHPQPGLAQLPGLLEQVRTAGTAVRLRVAGTPAALPSAVDLSAYRIVQEALTNVMKHAGAGASADVVVEYSDTEIAVEVGDDGRIPNGHAGPGVGGGNGLRGMDRRVQLLGGRLSAEPEAGGGFRVRATLPIEGRQA; translated from the coding sequence ATGATGACCACGTCGCCGGTGTCCGCGCCACGCGCCTGGGCACGTCAGCCGCTGGTCCAGGACGCGGCGCTGGCGTCCGGGCTGCTCGCGGTGTGTCTGCCGCTGAACAATCCGGTGGCGGTGGTGCGGACCGTCGCGGCCGGTCCGCTCGGCGGCGCGTGGGGCGGCGCGATCACCGCTTGGGGGTGGTGGACCGCGACGGCGTTCACGCTGGCCGGAGTCGCGCTGCGGCGCCGGTGGCCGCTGCCGATGCTCGGCGTCTGCTCCCTGGCCGTGGCTGTGCACTTGGCGCTGCTTTCGGTGGTGCCCACTGTGGTGGACCTCTCCGCGGTGGTCCTGCTCGCCACCGTCGCGGCCAGGTGTCCGCGCCGGGTGTCGGCGGTGGCGCTCGGCGGGATGCTGGTGCTGATGGCCGGCTGGTGTTTCGACGGCGCGCGGTTGGGACGCCCCGTGAACGGGCTGCCGACGTTCAACGTCGAAGTGGTCCATCACCTCGACCAGCCCGGCGCGAGCGGCGCTGACGAGATCGTCGACCAGGCGAAGGGCTCGAGCACCTGGAGCGCGGTGGCGCTGTTGGGTTCGGTGCTGCTCGCCGCGTGGGCGATCGGTTCCGCCAACGGGAGCCGGCGGGACTACCTGCACCAACTGCACGCGCGCGCCGCCGACCTGGAACGGGAACGGGACCAGCAAGCGGCCCTGGCGGTGGCGGCCGAACGCGGGAGGATCAGCCGCGAGATGCACGATGTCGTGGCGCACGGCCTGTCGTTGATCGTGATCCAGGCGCAGGGCGCCGACGCGGCGTTGGACAACCGGCCCGCCGACACCCGCAGCGCGTTGCGTGCCATCGTGCGGACCGGCCGCGACTCCCTCGCCGATATGCGCCGGGTGCTGGCGGCGCTGGGCGAGGTGGAGGACGCGTGGCATCCGCAACCGGGGCTCGCGCAACTGCCCGGCCTGCTCGAGCAGGTCCGCACGGCGGGCACGGCGGTGCGGCTGCGCGTCGCCGGGACGCCGGCCGCGCTGCCGTCGGCGGTGGACCTGTCGGCGTACCGGATCGTGCAGGAGGCGCTGACCAACGTCATGAAGCACGCGGGCGCTGGAGCGAGCGCGGATGTGGTGGTCGAGTATTCGGACACTGAGATAGCGGTCGAAGTCGGCGACGACGGCCGGATCCCGAACGGCCATGCCGGACCGGGGGTCGGCGGCGGCAACGGTTTGCGCGGCATGGACCGCCGCGTGCAGCTCCTCGGCGGCCGACTCAGCGCCGAGCCTGAGGCGGGTGGCGGCTTCCGCGTGCGAGCGACACTCCCGATCGAGGGACGGCAAGCGTGA
- a CDS encoding NYN domain-containing protein, producing the protein MSSPEGERLTITLPDSVRQRVVEIASEALGKMPAAEIPAPLRPFAKFTPAKRAKAAAIPMAASLESDGAFRTRVAERVREASPDLSDSLFAGVVPAAADPHEVAAVAYVLRPHGWTGIVKDALEAVTQGARLAAGEAAESEVARLAAEVAELRETARVAADSLRVAQEEARREGDQLRRKVRQLEADMRRAQAAARAAETALETERTSAASAASASEAELRRLRTRLTAAETALDTARRSARSGRSEGDMRLRLLLDTVTGAVKGLERELALPPTETRPADTVGAASPDSVAPSDMSVQGRAKDDPALLDQYLALPMVHLVVDGYNVTKSGYPTLPLAEQRVRLVGGLAALAARTGAEVTCVFDGAALDGPVRLTQPRGVRVLFSAPGEIADELIRRLVAAEPAGRPVVVVSSDREVAEGVRRSGARPVPASMLLNRMARS; encoded by the coding sequence GTGAGCTCACCAGAGGGCGAACGTCTCACCATCACACTGCCGGACTCGGTGCGCCAGCGCGTCGTGGAGATCGCCTCCGAGGCGCTGGGCAAGATGCCGGCCGCGGAGATCCCCGCGCCCTTGCGGCCCTTCGCCAAGTTCACTCCAGCCAAGCGGGCCAAAGCCGCGGCGATCCCCATGGCGGCGTCCTTGGAGAGCGACGGAGCATTTCGTACGCGGGTCGCCGAACGTGTGCGCGAAGCATCCCCTGACCTGTCCGACTCCCTGTTCGCCGGGGTGGTACCGGCCGCCGCTGACCCGCACGAGGTCGCGGCGGTCGCTTATGTGCTGCGTCCGCACGGCTGGACCGGGATAGTCAAGGACGCCCTGGAGGCGGTGACGCAGGGCGCGCGCCTGGCCGCCGGCGAGGCCGCCGAGAGCGAGGTCGCCCGGCTCGCCGCGGAGGTCGCGGAGCTGCGCGAGACGGCACGCGTCGCCGCCGACAGCCTGCGGGTCGCGCAGGAGGAGGCGCGCCGCGAGGGCGACCAGTTGCGGCGCAAGGTGCGGCAGCTGGAAGCGGACATGCGGCGGGCCCAGGCCGCGGCGCGGGCGGCGGAGACGGCGCTGGAGACGGAGCGGACGTCGGCGGCCTCGGCCGCGTCGGCCTCAGAGGCCGAATTAAGGCGGCTGCGGACGCGCCTGACGGCCGCGGAGACCGCGCTGGACACCGCGCGCCGCTCGGCGCGCTCCGGGCGCTCTGAGGGGGATATGCGGCTGCGGCTGCTGCTGGACACCGTGACCGGCGCGGTGAAGGGCTTGGAGCGCGAGCTGGCGCTGCCGCCGACCGAGACCCGGCCGGCGGACACGGTCGGGGCGGCGTCTCCGGACTCTGTCGCGCCCTCGGACATGTCGGTGCAGGGGCGCGCCAAGGACGATCCGGCGCTGCTGGACCAGTACCTGGCGCTGCCGATGGTGCACCTGGTGGTCGACGGCTACAACGTCACCAAGTCCGGCTATCCGACGCTGCCGCTGGCCGAGCAGCGGGTGCGCCTGGTCGGCGGGCTGGCGGCGCTGGCCGCGCGCACCGGCGCGGAGGTGACGTGCGTCTTCGACGGCGCGGCGCTGGACGGCCCGGTGCGGCTGACGCAGCCGCGCGGGGTGCGCGTGCTGTTCTCCGCGCCGGGGGAGATCGCCGACGAGCTGATCCGGCGGCTGGTGGCGGCCGAGCCCGCCGGGCGGCCGGTGGTGGTGGTGTCCTCGGACCGCGAGGTGGCCGAGGGCGTGCGGCGGTCGGGGGCACGGCCGGTGCCGGCGTCGATGCTGCTGAACCGGATGGCGCGGTCCTGA